Proteins from one Cryptomeria japonica chromosome 4, Sugi_1.0, whole genome shotgun sequence genomic window:
- the LOC131060386 gene encoding disease resistance protein TAO1, producing MSQNPSSLVELDLSGCQDIEAQLPTVNRLSNLQILRLDQCETLIQLPSELCNLLSVKDFSARRCPNLKELPSNFGNLKNLEILNLSHCTGLGNLPSSFGTLTSLQRLDLSFCDALKSLPETFANLSSLQILNLEFCQNLVNLPSNFGNLCSLETLELSGCEDLERLPVGFGSLKSLRCLRFLQDRSICSGMETLPESFGDLSSLEELSLRCPNLENLPQTFGGLKTLRCLDLSGCENLRSLPENFGALESLKILNVQFCNGLQTVGGDFESLISLKAVNAADCDLIGSALDKFVGLKGLMLLYIAGSRRLIERWKQVKGEYVLWVICQRPAAEVDSFDWDGFELVARETKSTAFFHHGYKFLSADGNVEDNSFLAFDTKLAFLFAKSKVSSSSSLEMLKKKFVELASQSFHLIYVPVWEQSKEDIQQTVVSLLSPGVKARAWVGSEGRSRDIFGFSVIFGEVSRKREVERLGAFIVTVSVSVDEEGNKSLGDLESVFPEEEDGDAFKALLDDAGGFRTLYDPIFEVIELMMES from the exons ATGTCGCAAAATCCTTCTTCTCTGGTTGAGCTCGATTTGAGCGGATGCCAAGACATTGAGGCTCAATTGCCCACAGTCAATCGGCTTTCTAATCTGCAAATTCTGAGATTGGACCAATGCGAAACCCTCATACAGCTTCCTTCAGAGCTATGCAATCTCCTTTCGGTCAAAGATTTCTCCGCCCGAAGATGCCCAAATCTCAAAGAATTGCCTTCCAACTTTGGAAACCTTAAAAATctggagattttgaatttgagccACTGCACCGGGTTAGGAAATCTGCCTTCGAGTTTTGGAACCCTAACTTCCCTGCAGCGTCTCGATCTCTCATTTTGCGACGCTCTGAAATCTCTGCCCGAGACATTCGCAAATCTCTCTTCACTGCAAATTTTGAATCTCGAATTCTGTCAAAATTTAGTGAATTTGCCGTCAAATTTCGGCAACTTGTGTTCGTTGGAGACCCTGGAACTTTCTGGCTGCGAGGATTTGGAGAGGCTTCCGGTCGGATTTGGAAGTCTGAAGTCGTTACGTTGCCTGCGATTCCTGCAGGACAGATCAATTTGTTCCGGCATGGAAACCCTGCCAGAAAGCTTCGGTGACCTCTCTAGTTTGGAAGAGCTAAGCCTGCGCTGCCCTAATCTAGAAAATCTTCCACAGACGTTTGGTGGGCTTAAAACGTTGAGGTGTCTGGATCTGAGCGGCTGTGAGAATTTGAGGTCTTTGCCGGAAAACTTTGGAGCGCTGGAGTCTCTGAAAATTCTCAATGTTCAGTTTTGCAACGGGCTACAAACTGTTGGAGGTGATTTTGAATCGTTGATTTCTTTGAAGGCTGTGAATGCAGCAGATTGTGATTTGATTGGGAGTGCGCTAGACAAGTTTGTGGGGCTTAAGGGTTTAATGCTACTCTATATTGCCGGGAGTCGGCGATTGATAGAGCGGTGGAAACAAGTCAAGGGAGAGTATGTATTGTGGGTCATCTGCCAGCGACCAGCTGCG GAGGTAGATTCCTTTGATTGGGATGGTTTTGAGTTGGTAGCCCGAGAAACTAAATCGACTGCTTTTTTTCACCACGGTTATAAATTCCTCAGTGCCGATGGGAATGTTGAAGACAACTCCTTCCTAGCCTTTGATACCAAATTGGCTTTCCTGTTTGCAAAGTCTAaggtgtcttcttcttcttcattggaAATGCTGAAGAAGAAATTTGTGGAGCTTGCCTCACAAAGTTTCCATCTCATCTACGTGCCAGTGTGGGAGCAAAGCAAAGAAGATATCCAACAGACAGTGGTCAGTCTATTATCGCCAGGAGTTAAGGCAAGGGCCTGGGTTGGCAGTGAGGGTAGAAGCAGGGATATATTTGGGTTTTCTGTTATCTTTGGTGAGGTGAGTAGAAAAAGAGAAGTGGAGAGGCTTGGTGCATTTATTGTGACAGTAAGTGTATCAGTGGATGAAGAGGGTAACAAATCCTTGGGTGATTTAGAGTCAGTCTTCCCAGAGGAGGAAGATGGTGATGCTTTTAAAGCATTATTAGATGATGCAGGAGGCTTCAGAACTTTGTACGACCCCATATTTGAAGTAATTGAACTCATGATGGAATCATAA
- the LOC131875181 gene encoding uncharacterized protein LOC131875181, whose product MAALREKAKLGGDMHRFYKGIGGGCVLMGKACDGEDRNRILNQENWFANNHAIYLQPCSRNFDPIPLVVYFASVWIRLYNLPIEYWSEVILEKIDRTLGTLLEVDFDDEDDLCKYARLRIAAVKRIPELDTFLTSSGEWRQQVEIEKEIKQCPRCESKFHGLDECKMFVRKARNVLRKPTQFWRRKPENSLKMVTDQEGKRSGDVGQIHNQEMNPSTSLKSASCNSKETRKDDSIMVLGDNGECLRLNINAERENDAVPNTPRIAPSCKGLSDTEFEFEKGLDDDLFQEDELENSDPRCISQSANALLGKAKGFRDAINTVGGRVVWNMANVEVVPIASHENWMACEIKGIGTNFHFPIFNVYGPMKTEDKLKVWREITVQASLVEKDKAIIAGDFNALLDVDEKEGGLRKCSKVMEDFRDFIEHNKLIDIIPKNGKFTWTNRRLNFSKISERLDRFFAGDWWLSGDLLLVTCIIPQCGFDHLPIYLSIRKETHKQGSYFKFLSMWWCDLGFKEKLKVWWLEGDTFVGTPSFRFVKRL is encoded by the exons ATGGCGGCCTTGAGGGAAAAGGCTAAACTCGGAGGAGATATGCATCGATTTTACAAAGGAATTGGAGGAGGATGTGTTCTTATGGGAAAAGCATGCG ATGGCGAAGACAGAAATCGCATTCTCAATCAGGAGAATTGGTTCGCAAATAATCACGCAATATATCTGCAACCATGTTCTCGGAACTTTGATCCAATACCATTGGTTGTTTACTTTGCATCGGTATGGATTCGATTGTACAATTTACCCATTGAATATTGGAGTGAGGTTATTCTGGAAAAGATCGACAGAACCTTGGGGACTCTATTGGAAGTAGATTTTGATGATGAGGACGATCTCTGCAAATATGCCCGTTTGAGGATTGCAGCGGTTAAAAGGATTCCTGAGTTAGACACATTTTTAACTTCAAGCGGTGAATGGCGCCAACAagtggaaattgaaaaagaaattaaacAATGTCCTAGATGCGAGAGCAAGTTTCATGGATTGGATGAATGCAAGATGTTTGTGAGGAAGGCCAGGAATGTCCTCAGGAAGCCAACCCAGTTTTGGAGGCGGAAGCCGGAGAACTCATTAAAAATGGTTACGGATCAAGAAGGGAAGAGATCGGGTGATGTTGGTCAGATACACAACCAAGAGATGAACCCTTCGACTTCTTTGAAATCAGCCTCTTGCAATTCGAAGGAAACAAGAAAGGATGATTCGATCATGGTCCTAGGTGATAATGGTGAATGTTTGAGATTGAATATTAATGCAGAGAGGGAGAATGATGCGGTCCCAAATACCCCGAGAATTGCCCCTTCGTGCAAAGGACTTTCAGAcactgaatttgaatttgaaaagggtTTGGATGATGATTTGTTTcaggaagatgaattggaaaacaGTGATCCAAGGTGTATCAGTCAGTCGGCTAATGCATTGTTGGGGAAGGCCAAAGGTTTTAGAG ATGCAATCAACACTGTTGGTGGCCGAGTGGTATGGAATATGGCAAATGTCGAGGTGGTACCCATTGCCTCCCATGAGAATTGGATGGCGTGTGAGATAAAAGGCATTGGTACAAAttttcattttccaatttttaaTGTATATGGCCCAATGAAGACCGAAGACAAATTGAAGGTCTGGAGAGAAATTACAGTGCAAGCATCTCTAGTTGAGAAGGATAAAGCTATCATAGCAGGGGATTTCAATGCTCTACTGGATGTGGACGAGAAAGAAGGAGGTCTCAGAAAATGCTCAAAAGTGATGGAGGACTTCAGAGATTTCATTGAACACAATAAGCTTATCGATATTATCCCCAAAAATGGTAAATTTACCTGGACTAACAGAAGGTTGAACTTCTCTAAAATATCAGAAAGACTGGATAGGTTTTTTGCTGGAGATTGGTGGTTGTCAGGGGACTTGTTATTGGTCACTTGCATTATTCCCCAGTGCGGCTTTGATCATTTACCAATTTATTTATCAATCAGGAAGGAGACTCATAAACAAGGGAGCTACTTCAAATTCCTCAGTATGTGGTGGTGTGACCTGGGTTTTAAAGAAAAACTCAAGGTGTGGTGGCTAGAAGGAGACACTTTTGTGGGCACCCCTAGTTTCAGATTTGTTAAAAGGCTTTAA